GTAGTCTAACAGATGCAGCCGGTAAGGATCTCGTAAAGGCATCTCCAGGATATAAGATATTTAGCCTTGATGGTTTGGGTACGCTGTCAGACAAAATGAATAAGTGGCAAAAAAGTACTGATACCAATATAGACACCAACCCTACTGCAAGACTGATTGATTATGTCGATAAAACTACTGCTGGAGTACCGGAACTGACTGACTGCACGAAATTATTTCTTCCCGACTCCGATCCTATAGTTGCAGCCACCTATACTCAACAAAAATTACAAACTCCAAGTTATACCGGTACTGACGCAGTCGATGCCAAGTTTCAAACACGTAGCTTCTACGCTTGTGTAGATTCAAATAGAAATACAGCGCGAGTGTTTATCAGAGGAAATGCTCTCGTTCGCTTTAGAGACTCCCCAGCCTCTAAATATAATCCGAATGCGGCGGCTTATTTCCCCATAGCAAGTGTCCAGGTTCAAGGACGCGGTGCTTTAGCTAACAACCAATAAAAAGGAGAAAACACTATGCACAACCTGGCATCGTGGAAAATTATACAGCAATTATTGTTAGAAAAAGAAAGCAATAAGCGATCGCAACCTGGAGCGAAGTTGGTGCGTAGTGGATCTAACTCTGGATTCACGATGATCGAGTTGTTAGTAGTGATTATAATCGTAGGGGTTCTAGCCGCGATCGCAGGCCCTAATTGGTTAGCCTTTACTAATCGGCAACGTATAAGTACAGTTAACGATGCCGCCTTTAGAACCTTACAGCGAGCGCAGTCAGAGGCTAAAAGAACAAAACTAGGCTACACCGTTAATTTTAGACAGCCTGCAAATGCACTTCCAGAGGTTGCTGTTTATGAAACTGGTAGTACGCCGGAATGGAAACCATTAAGCGAAAATTTAGAGTTAAAACCGAGACAAATTAAAATTATCGCACCTACAACCCCCATTTCGTTTGACTACCAGGGTAATGTAGATAAAAGATCCCCCACTACCCTTCCCGCTAAGGTTATAGTATCTGTACCCAATAGTGGCAGGAAGCAGTGTGTAATTGTGGACACTCTTCTAGGAGGAATGAGAACAGCTTCCGGGTCGGGTTGTTAATAGCAAGACTTTAGTTAGTAGGGGATAGATAATAAAAAAAATACATTTATCCAAACCTTCTGCTGAATAATCAGTAAGAATACAGAAGATAAAAAGCGCACTTATAGAGAAACTAAAGAATAAGGTGCGTCTTTTTGTATATAACCAATGTTGACCCGAAAGCCTGTTCGCGATCGCCTTGGATTCACGCTCATAGAAATGGTAGTAGTTGTTTTAATTGTCAGCATTTTGGGCGCGATC
The Microcoleus sp. FACHB-831 DNA segment above includes these coding regions:
- a CDS encoding type II secretion system protein — protein: MHNLASWKIIQQLLLEKESNKRSQPGAKLVRSGSNSGFTMIELLVVIIIVGVLAAIAGPNWLAFTNRQRISTVNDAAFRTLQRAQSEAKRTKLGYTVNFRQPANALPEVAVYETGSTPEWKPLSENLELKPRQIKIIAPTTPISFDYQGNVDKRSPTTLPAKVIVSVPNSGRKQCVIVDTLLGGMRTASGSGC